cacagcTATCTATCTGAATAACTATTTCCAACATCTTAGTTTATTGCCTTGAAGTTGTCGAAAGGCCTTGCTTTGAACAAGCCCATTAAAATATTGTGTCCCGAGAGTAAGTAGGAGAGAGGGACCGAGCAAGTGCAAGAGaatgagagagagggagagagagagagagagagagattttaaGACTTGATGTAATCTTTTTCCTCAGTGTGATTGTGGACACCCTGTCCAAGCACAACCCATCCATGTTGTCCTAAGAGGGAGTGACAGAGAGAGGATGAGAGAGAATGAAACGAGTCATCTAAAAGTTGCTGTCATCTTTTTCCTCAGTGCCATAGTGTACACCCTGTCCAAGCACAACCCGTCCACAGTGTCCGAAGAGTGAGTTAAAGAGAGATGGGGAATAAAAACAAGACAGATTTAAAATTTAATGTGATCTTTTTCCTCAGTGCCATAGTTGACACCCTGTCCAAGCACAACCCGTCCATGGTGTCCCAGGTCCAGACGATGGTGTCGGAGCTGCGGAGAGTGACCCTGCTGTGGGAGGAGCTGTGGTTCGGCGCCCTGAACCAGCACCACGGGGACATCACGCGCAGAATCCACCAACTGGAGGACGAGGTGAAGCGCGTGCTGAGTAACACCACACTGAGCCACGAGGAGAAGTCCGCCATCATACTGGAGAAACACAACGCCATTCTCAAACCTGTGAGTTCATGTCTATAGTATAAATGTGGGACCTATAGTCATTGCTTTGTG
This DNA window, taken from Branchiostoma floridae strain S238N-H82 unplaced genomic scaffold, Bfl_VNyyK Sc7u5tJ_472, whole genome shotgun sequence, encodes the following:
- the LOC118408865 gene encoding serine/threonine-protein kinase SMG1-like — its product is MGNKNKTDLKFNVIFFLSAIVDTLSKHNPSMVSQVQTMVSELRRVTLLWEELWFGALNQHHGDITRRIHQLEDEVKRVLSNTTLSHEEKSAIILEKHNAILKPTVFAMEHLKAITDQPGETPHERWFQDTYEKHIEEALNKLKNPPNPSTPQNSWVMFKQVGSSHFTLPTPAPLRTRGSCLNRWEVHTLPSQHQHPSELVGHV